DNA sequence from the Nicotiana tomentosiformis chromosome 3, ASM39032v3, whole genome shotgun sequence genome:
gtggcctcCCAGGCCCAAAGATTAAATGTTGCACTTACTTCTTCTAGTCAGTCAGGGGATTCctctagttccagggtgaataggtttctccagttggatcctccagtattCAAAGGTACAGATCCTGAGAAGGACCTTTAGggcttcattgatgagatgcacaagactctccgagttatgcgtgctactgagatagagggagtggagttggcctcctaccgcctgaaagaggtgtcctgttcttggtttgagatgtgggaggagtgTCGTGAGGAAGGGAGCCCTttggcgaggtggagtgagtttaccgatacctttatggatcatttcttaccTACCGAGACTAAGGCGGCctgtgccgctgagtttgagagcctgaagcatggtagcatgaatgtgtgggagtaccatatcgAGTTCGTGGGCCTGTCCAAGTATGATATTcatatgttgcccactatggaggctagagtacgccggtttgtgcagggccttagacCCTTGgatattaatgaggccgctacgactgccttgaattctgatatgaactatgtgaagatggtGGCGTTTGATCAAGCTACAGAGGATAGTAAATTGTAAAATAAAAGGGAGCGTGAGGGTAACAACAAGGCCCGGACCGCGGGCAACttgggtggttcttctggtggtggtaggtcggcatttaggggagggtcatcagggccatatCAGGCATTCACTCAGTCTTCGATGAGTGCACCACCATTCGGGCCCAATCAGGGAAACacgggaccccaccagcagggtcggcctggagggagattccagcagcatcGGAGGcacccatgccctaagtgtgggaggatgcactttacGGTGTGCTTcgtggacctacctatatgctacGTGTGCtgtgtgaggggtcacattcagagggatttcCACTCGTCCCGCCGGATcatgggcagaggtgcggcacaGCCAGCTAGCtctacagctactacatccacaacacctcctccagttcgaggcaccccagcacccgcagggcatggtgTAGCTAAGGGTGGCgcatagagttcgggaggacctagcagattttatgctatgcggaggcgtcgagattcagaggcttctccagatgttgtcacaggtatattgactatccaatctcatgatgtgtatggtCTTATAGATCCCGGtttcactttgtcatatgtcactccttatattgctatggaatttgggatagaaccagaacaactccatgagtcgttctctgtatctactccggtttgcgagtctattgtggccgtacgggtttatagggattgtgttatcACGGTGTGTGGTCAGGACATCATGGACGATCACATtaaattggggatggtcgattttgatgtaataatgggaatggactggctttattcatgttttgacaAGCTTGACTATCaaaccagaaccgttaggtttgaatttccaaataagTCAGTGATTAAATGGAAAGGGGTGATatggtgccaaagggtaggtttatttcataCCATAAGGCCACGGAGATGATTAACAAAAGATGTATCTACCATTTCGTCCGGGTTAtggacaccgatgttgaggcacctacacttgagtctgtgctggtggtgaatgaattttcggaggtCTTTTCGGATGAGCTCCCTAGGATCCCACAAGACAAGAATATTGAATTTggaattgatgtgatgccagacacgcagcctatatctattccgccctacagaatggcaccggcagaattgaaagagctaaagaaacaattgaaagatttgttagagaaaGGTTTTATCTGGCGGactgtgtcaccttggggtgcaccggtcctcTTTGTAAGAAAAGTTggtgaagaggaatgtagcggactttgtggcaagatgtccaaattgtcaccaagtgaaggctgaacaccaaaggctcggtgggttggcacacaacatagaaattccaatatggaagtgggaaatgattaatatggactttgtggtaggactacctcgcacgcctcgcaagtttgactcaatttgggtaattATGGACCGAcccacgaaatcagcacacttcttacctgttaaggcttcCGACATAGCAGAaaaatatgctcaattgtatataaAGGAAaaagtcaggttgcatggcactccagtttctattatctcagatcgggGGGCATAGTTCACGGCTAATTGTTGGAAgaagtttcagcaaggtttgggtactcatgtgaatcttagtacaacctttcactcgcagactgatgggcaggcaaagcggactattcagatgcttgaggatatgttgcgcgcttgtattcttgactttaagggtagctgggatgatcatttgtcgctcatagaatttgactacaacaacagttatcatgctagtatctagatggcaccattcgagactttatatggtaggagatgtagatctcccattgggtggttcgaaattggggaagcagaattGATAGGGCCGTACCTCGTGCATcatgctatggagaaggttaagatcattacagaATGGTTGAAAGCTGCGTAGAGTCGTCAAAAGttctattcggatgttcgtcgtagggatttggagttcaaagaagatgattgggtattcttgaaggtttcccccatgaagggtgtaatgcgatttggtaagaaagggaaattgagtacgaggtatgtcggaccgtacagaatcattcagaggattggtcaggtggcgtacaaacttgagctaccacctgagatgtcattagtgcacccggtatttcacgtgtctatgttgaagaaagtagtttgagacccgacactcattgttccagttgagactattgaggttaatgaagaactgacttatgaagaaattttagttacaattcttgataggcaagttcggaagttgaggaataaagagattgcctccgtgaaagtgttatggcgaaaccaacaagtcaaAGAGGCAACCTGGGAGTCCgaagaagagatgaagaagaagtatcctaatttatttgaatagctgtgtaattGTGTCCAAGATGTTGAAAGCTAACTTTCCATAAATTATGTTTCCCCTGTACGTCTTATGTTGAGGTTGCTCCTCCTTGGTAATGTAATGTTTATGACATTATGGAAGGTGTTGTTTCCCTATTGTTTTACATCATTGTGTTGTGattatgttgttaggactggttttgggattctctggtaggtggataggccccaattacaggggagactctagcgaaatattttggaaatttaggaagttagtcaaaaatttggaactgttggtgtgtgttatagcagctaagtcacattgggtgctaatggtgaattttgacccttattcggggatgaatgatcttaagcggggggaggatgtaaggccccatgaaatgttttacctaaaacccggggtttcatgatgtctgggtagacttatgCATTGATGATTGTATAAATTCTGCGCGGCAAGCTTACTCgccgcggctcagactttttgggttgaacagtgcgttggggagttgaagaaaatcttCGAAAGTGTAGGGTATTTCTGCGGTTAATTCTGccaccgcagaatcactctgcgggccgtagGCCTGCCGCAGAGTGAAGTAGAAACTTGAGCTAAATTTTAGgaccattgtgcggtccattatgcggtcgcataaccgttttgcagGCTGCAGATCCCATCGCAGAACCAGCATGAGATATTTTCGAAGaaggttctgcggtccattatgcgaccacagaataggTCTGTGGACCGTAGACCGGTCGCAGAATGAGGTATAATCGCCCAGTTCCGGGGGGCAATTGtgtggtccattttgcggaccgcaaattTGTGTCGGGGCTTTATTTTTccaattttataacccgacccccgtttcatttatctagcctaagggttcatttttggg
Encoded proteins:
- the LOC138907593 gene encoding uncharacterized protein, which gives rise to MHKTLRVMRATEIEGVELASYRLKEVSCSWFEMWEECREEGSPLARWSEFTDTFMDHFLPTETKAACAAEFESLKHGSMNVWEYHIEFVGLSKYDIHMLPTMEARVRRFVQGLRPLDINEAATTALNSDMNYVKMVAFDQATEDSKL